GCTGGCCACGTAGCGCGAGGTGCACCGGAACAGCGGTTCGCCCCGCTCGTCCAAAACGCCGTCCACGTGCAGGATCTCGCCCTGCACGTACTCCTCGATCTCATGACCGCGCAGGTCCCGGTCGGCACACCAGGCCTGGAGCTCGCCCTCCGAGCCGATCTCGCGCACGCCCTGACTGGACGCTCCGCTCACCGGCTTGACGATCACCGGATAGCCGAACTCCTCTGCCTTCCGGATCACTTGCTCGGGGGACTCGCAGGTTGCCCACCGCGGCACCCGCAGCCCGGCGCGCGCCACCACGTCCTTCATGACGGTCTTGTCGCGGAACCGCGCGGTCTCCGCGCGAGTGGCACCCGGTATGCCGTAGCGCTCGCGTACCATGGCCGCAAGGTCCAGCAGCAGCTCCGAGAAGCCGATGACGTGGTCGAACGGGCCCTCCGCACGGACCACCTCGTCCAGGCGGCCCAGGAAGTCGTCGACATCCGCGAAGTCCGGTACGACGTGGACGCGTTCGGCTCCTTCGGGCACGCCGCTGCGGCCGCCCTCGTCGCAGACGTAGGTGACGTGGTCCCGCTCCGCCCGGAAGAGGTCCTCGGGGCCGGCGAGCCGGTTCTCCCAGCGTCGGCCGTCGGTGGGCCGGGGCCAGCGGTTCAAGAAGAGGATCTTGCCCAACATGAGGAATCCCGTCCTTCGCCACTCGCGGGGCCTCGGCGGCCGCCCGGCCTACCCGGTCGCTCGCTGCTCATCCTGACAGCCGCCCGCCACCGCCTGAATAGGACCAAGGTCCCACCCCCGGCGAATCGGAAGGTAAGCTTCCAGTTCGCAGCCCAACTCCGTGCCCACATATTGAGAACCGGAGCACTTGATTCCGTTTCATGATGCCGGTCGACACCACCGACCGGGGGGGCGCCACCGGTCGCCGGCTTCCCTTCACGGCGCGAGGAATTCACCGGAGAACTGCGTCATATGCACTCGTACGGCCGGCCACCCACTCCCTCGATCACTCTCCGCTTCGGGTCGGCTACGCACGGAAGTGCGGCCGACCAGCGAAAATGCCATTTGACGATCATGCGTCAAGGACGTACTGTCCAGATCCATGGGGGTTCCAGCTGCAATACGTCGCGCGCCGGGCCGTTTCTGCCCCGCCGACCCCCTCGCTGCAGCCGCCTCATGCCGAAGAACCGTTCTTCCCCCACGATGATCTTCCGAATGCTTGTTTCTCACAGCCTTCACAAGAGGACGGAAAGAGGCAGGGCATGGCCGAATTGTCATTCACGGCACTCACTTCCCGCGAATACTGCATATTGCGACAGCTGACGCTCGGACTGAGCAACCGGCTTATCGCCCGGAATCTCGACATCTCCGAGAAGACGGTCAAGAACCACCTCAGCAGCATCTACCTGAAGATCGGCGCCACCGACCGCACCCAGGCCGCCCTCCACGCCCAACGCCAAGGCCTGACCGAAGAAGCCCCGGTGGCCCCCGGCGCCGCCCCGGAGACCGAGCGGGCCGGCGGCCGCGCCGCCGGATCGGCCACCCCGGTGCTCAGCGAGCGCGAACGGCACATCCTGCGCCTGCTGGCCCAGGGGCTGAGCAACCGGCTCATCGCGCGTCACCTCACCATCTCCGAGAAGACGGTCAAGAACCACCTCAGCAGCATCTACCTGAAGCTCGGCGCCACCGACCGCACGCAGGCCGCCCTCCACGCCCAGCGCGTGGGCCTCGTCGCCTGACCCGGCTCCTGCGGCGGCAGCCGCAGTGAGTTGCCGTATCGTCAGGCGACGTTGGTGATGCGGTAGTTGGAGGGGGATCCAGTGAGCGTCCGGGGACAGACGGAACAGGCCGGCGGGGCCACGGCGGAGCGGGCCGAGGTGGCACCCGGGTGGCTGGTGGCCAGAGGCCTGATACCCGTGGCGGGCCCCAAGCGCGTCCTCGCGGCGGCGACGTTCGTGAACATGATCGGCAAGGGCCTGTTCATGACCGGGGCGGCGCTCTTCTTCACCCGCTCGGTGGGCATACCGGTCACCCAGGTCGGACTCGGGCTTGGCATCGCCGCACTGATCGGCCTGGTCGCCGGCATTCCGGTCGGCCACCTGGCGGACCGCCGTGGCCCGCGCGGGGTCTACCGGATCGCGCTTGTCGTCCAGGCGTTCGCACTGGCGGCGCTGCTCCTCGTCCACGACTTCCGGTGGCTCGTGGTGTGCATGTCTCTGGTGGAGCTCGCCAACTCGGCGGGCACGGCGGCCCGGGGGCCGCTCACCCGCGCCCTCGGCGCCCCCAACCCGACCCACTTCCGCTCGTACCTGCGCGCCCTCAACAACATCGCCGCGGGGATCGGAGCCCTCACGGCCGGCGTCGTCGTCCAGCTCGACACCCGGGCGGCGTACGTGGCACTGATCCTGGGCAACGCCGCTTCGTTCCTGATCTGCGCGGCTCTCGCCTCCCGCCTGCCCGCGCTGGCGCCGGTCGAGGCGGCGCCGGTCGAGGCGGCGCCGGTCGAGGCGGCGCCGGTCGAGGCGGCGCCGGTCGAGGCGGCGCCGGTCGAGGCGGCGCCGGTCGAGGCGGCGCCGGGCGAGGCTGCGACGGGCGAGACGGCGACGGGCGAGACGGCGACGGGCGAGACGGCGACGGGCAGCGGACCTTGGATCGCCCTCAGGGACAAGCCGTACCTGCTGCTGACCGGGCTGGACGGGATCATGTCGATCCAGACCCAGGTGCTGATCTTCGCCCTGCCGCTGTGGATCATCGGGCACACCACGGCGCCGAGGTGGTTCGTCGGTGCCGGAGTCGCCGTCAACACCGTCCTCGTGGTGTGCCTCCAGGTGCGGGCCAGCCGGGGCATCGACGGCAACATGGCGGCCGGCCGCACGGTGCGGCGGGCGGGAGTGGCGTTCCTGGTCGCGCTCGCCCTCTTCGCGGCCTCCGGCGGGGTGCCGCGCTGGGTCGCGATGACTGTCATCGCGGCCGGCGTGATCGTCTACACGGTCGGCGAACTCTGGCACACCGCCGCCTCGTTCGAGCTGTCCTTCGGTCTCGCCCCGGCACACGCCCAGGGGCAGTACTCCGGCCTGTACGGCATCGGCCAGGGCCTGTCGAGCGCCGTGGGACCACCGCTGCTCGGCATGGTGTGCATCGGCCTCGGCTGGCCCGGCTGGCTGGCCATGGGGCTCGTCTTCCTCCTCGTCGGACTGCTGATGCCGTCCGTCGTGACCTGGTCCGACCGCACCCGCAAACGGACGGTGGCCCTGGACACCGGGGCGTGACAAATCTTCTGACGACAGGTCAGGAGCATTCTGCAATTCGCGCGGTCCCCGGATGCGCGGCGACCCCTGTCCGTTCTACGCACGGCTGCGCGAGGCCGAGCCGGTCCACCTGACACCGTTCGGCTTCCGGGTAATCTCCGGGTCAAGAGTTCTCCACGATCCGCCCCTCACCAGTGAATTCCACCGGGACCGGCGGTGGGCCGAGCACCGCGGCGGCTGGGAAAGCCCCGTGGTGGAGGACACCCGGAGGATCGGGCGCGTCCACGAGGTCGAGTTCGAGGACGAGGACGTCTTCGGCGTCCGGACGCTCCGTCAGTTCGCCGGTCTCGTCCTCGCCGCCCGGGCCGGCGCGGAGGGCCGACTTGAGCTCCCGGACCCCCGATGCCGCCGACGCGGCGCTGTACACCGGACGTGACGGTGACCTCGCCCCCGCCCCCGCCCTCGAGGAGGCCCGGCGCGCCACCGGCGAGCACTACGAACTGCCGCCCGAGGTCTTCCGGCCCTGCGTACTGGCGCTGGTCACTGAAGTTCGCCGACGACACCCCCTACGACCGCACCGAGGCGTACGACGCCGCGGTGCGCCTGGTCCGCGGCTTCGTCGACACCCCGGGCGAAGCCGGCGTCGAGGAGCTCGGCGCGTTCGTCCAGGGCATCCGGCGCATCCGGTGAGGACGGGCACGCGGTGAGCGGGGGCGCCCCCCGTCCTGGTGGTCACCTGCGGGTGGACCGGACGGCGCGCGCCCCGCCGTACCGCTCGGCCCGCGCGAAACTTGCCCGTCCGGTCCACGCGAACTTGCCCGCTC
The sequence above is a segment of the Kitasatospora sp. NBC_00240 genome. Coding sequences within it:
- a CDS encoding ATP-grasp domain-containing protein produces the protein MLGKILFLNRWPRPTDGRRWENRLAGPEDLFRAERDHVTYVCDEGGRSGVPEGAERVHVVPDFADVDDFLGRLDEVVRAEGPFDHVIGFSELLLDLAAMVRERYGIPGATRAETARFRDKTVMKDVVARAGLRVPRWATCESPEQVIRKAEEFGYPVIVKPVSGASSQGVREIGSEGELQAWCADRDLRGHEIEEYVQGEILHVDGVLDERGEPLFRCTSRYVASCLDFELRGTPLGSVLQTDAALRERCESFALQCLAALGLKSSAFHLELFDTGDELVFLEVGARVAGADVPDVIHDVHGVNLFRLWVDVLLGRPVGRPVAETGLSGGWLTIQGPRPMPQKVLSATPLLGEVPFLYRELVPRPEEVLVLRPGSYATLQGGRFLFRGGTPAQIEEAMQQVRARYRLTAVPVH
- a CDS encoding MFS transporter, whose translation is MSVRGQTEQAGGATAERAEVAPGWLVARGLIPVAGPKRVLAAATFVNMIGKGLFMTGAALFFTRSVGIPVTQVGLGLGIAALIGLVAGIPVGHLADRRGPRGVYRIALVVQAFALAALLLVHDFRWLVVCMSLVELANSAGTAARGPLTRALGAPNPTHFRSYLRALNNIAAGIGALTAGVVVQLDTRAAYVALILGNAASFLICAALASRLPALAPVEAAPVEAAPVEAAPVEAAPVEAAPVEAAPVEAAPGEAATGETATGETATGETATGSGPWIALRDKPYLLLTGLDGIMSIQTQVLIFALPLWIIGHTTAPRWFVGAGVAVNTVLVVCLQVRASRGIDGNMAAGRTVRRAGVAFLVALALFAASGGVPRWVAMTVIAAGVIVYTVGELWHTAASFELSFGLAPAHAQGQYSGLYGIGQGLSSAVGPPLLGMVCIGLGWPGWLAMGLVFLLVGLLMPSVVTWSDRTRKRTVALDTGA